The following DNA comes from Corallococcus silvisoli.
TCGGGCGTCGTGGCCTCCGGCAGCAGGCGCGACGTCAGCCGGAGCACCAGGAAGGCGACGAGCATCCGCACCGCGCCCCGGAGGTCGTCGCGCAGGTCGGGATCCCGGGTGGTGCGCTGGATGCCCAGCAGCAGGACCGTCAGGATGGAGCCCGCCAGCAGGGGGAGGTGGCCTTGGAGGAAAGTCAGCACGCCCGGGGAATCAGACCGGGCGCGCGCGCGGGGGTCAAGGTGGCGGTTGACGGGTGCCCTCCGAGCGGAGATACACGCCCCCATGACGCTTGCCTCGGTGCAGGGACAGCCCCGCGCGATGGACGCGCTCCACTCCGCCCTGCGCTCCGGCTCGGTGCACCATGCCTATCTGTTCGCCGGTCCAGAGGGCGTCGGCAAGGAGCTGGCCGCGGTGGGGCTGGCCCAGGCCCTCACGTGCCCGGAGGCCCCGGACGTGGGCTGCGGGAAGTGCGCCAGCTGCGTGCGCATCGCCAAGGGGCTGCACCCGGACGTCACCTGGGTGATGCCGGATGACGAGCGCGTGTCGCGGGGGCTCGCCGGCCGCTCGGACTTCACCGGCACGCCCAGCCGGGAGCTGCGCGTGGAGCAGATCCGCCAGCTCCAGGAGCGCCTGGCGCTGCGCGGCCTGGAGTCCAAGCGCAAGGTCGCCATCCTGGTCAGCGCGGAGCAGATGAACGTCCAGGCCCAGAACGCCTTCCTCAAGACGCTGGAGGAGCCCCCCGCGGAGACCACGCTCATCCTGGTGGCCAGCGCCATGGACCGGCTCCTGCCCACCATCCGCAGCCGGTGCAGCAAGGTGTACTTCGGCCCGCTGCCGGTGGAGCTGGTCGCCCTGCACGTGCGGCAGGAGCGCAAGCTGGACGCGGACACCGCCGCCCTGGCCGCGGTGATGTCCGGGGGGAGCCTGGGCCGGGCGCTCGCGCTGGACGTGGACGCGCTGAAGGAGCGCAAGGACGTCCTCACCGCCTTCGAGTCCCTGAGCGGCCAGGACCTCCCGGCCCTGCTGAGGTTCGCGGAGGCCCATGGCGGTTCGCGCGAGGACGCGGACGCGGCGCTGGAGCTGCTCCTGTTGTGGACGCGGGACGTGTCGCTCGTGAAGGCGGGAGCGGAGGGCGCGATGGCGAACCGGGA
Coding sequences within:
- the holB gene encoding DNA polymerase III subunit delta'; translated protein: MTLASVQGQPRAMDALHSALRSGSVHHAYLFAGPEGVGKELAAVGLAQALTCPEAPDVGCGKCASCVRIAKGLHPDVTWVMPDDERVSRGLAGRSDFTGTPSRELRVEQIRQLQERLALRGLESKRKVAILVSAEQMNVQAQNAFLKTLEEPPAETTLILVASAMDRLLPTIRSRCSKVYFGPLPVELVALHVRQERKLDADTAALAAVMSGGSLGRALALDVDALKERKDVLTAFESLSGQDLPALLRFAEAHGGSREDADAALELLLLWTRDVSLVKAGAEGAMANRDLKGLAEEAAGRMSEAALHRRHALLESARTAIGTRNGAPRLQLERLLIELCVEGR